Proteins encoded in a region of the Atopobium sp. oral taxon 416 genome:
- a CDS encoding transposase gives MFFSDAHEGLVLALQKVYPDVPWQRFQAHFSRNVSDAAPKRLRACLCLELMEMFNCATLKEARAHRDEIAAEAPEALARLDAGFKDAMTLMALPQATRSCTRTSNCLERLNTEGMRWAKASACS, from the coding sequence ATGTTCTTCTCCGACGCCCACGAGGGGCTCGTGCTCGCACTGCAGAAGGTCTACCCCGACGTGCCCTGGCAGCGCTTTCAGGCGCACTTCTCGCGCAACGTCTCCGACGCGGCCCCCAAGCGGCTGCGGGCGTGCCTTTGCTTAGAGCTCATGGAGATGTTCAACTGCGCCACGCTTAAGGAGGCCAGGGCACACCGCGACGAGATCGCCGCGGAGGCGCCCGAGGCGCTGGCGCGCCTGGACGCCGGGTTTAAGGACGCGATGACGCTCATGGCCCTCCCGCAGGCGACACGCAGCTGCACCAGGACGTCGAACTGCCTCGAGAGGCTCAACACAGAGGGGATGCGCTGGGCGAAGGCTTCGGCGTGTTCTTGA
- a CDS encoding PTS transporter subunit EIIB — translation MTGKYDDLAKTIIQNVGGKDNIISAAHCVTRLRFKLKDESKANTDVLKDTKGVLTIMQAGGQYQVVIGPDVGDVYEAVLRIGGIQGAGEVPEDYREGDKGVDTVKGGAIGVLIDLISGIIQPCLGVLAAAGLIQGLLSLCTFLGFIHPGFRHLPGALFSRQRLFLLLPDYLGLHFR, via the coding sequence ATGACAGGCAAATACGATGATCTGGCGAAAACTATCATCCAAAACGTGGGTGGAAAGGACAACATTATCTCCGCCGCTCACTGTGTTACACGACTACGTTTTAAGCTTAAGGACGAGTCGAAGGCCAACACAGACGTTTTGAAGGACACCAAAGGCGTTCTTACAATTATGCAGGCTGGCGGCCAATATCAGGTCGTCATCGGCCCGGACGTGGGCGATGTTTATGAAGCTGTACTCAGAATAGGTGGTATTCAAGGCGCTGGCGAGGTGCCGGAAGATTATAGAGAAGGGGATAAGGGTGTCGATACCGTTAAAGGTGGCGCCATTGGTGTCCTGATTGATTTGATCTCCGGCATCATCCAGCCCTGCCTAGGAGTACTGGCAGCTGCCGGCCTCATTCAGGGCTTGCTCTCCCTGTGTACCTTCCTTGGATTTATTCACCCAGGATTCCGGCACCTACCAGGTGCTCTATTCAGTCGGCAAAGGCTTTTTCTACTTCTTCCCGATTATCTTGGGTTACACTTCCGCTAA